The proteins below are encoded in one region of Malaclemys terrapin pileata isolate rMalTer1 chromosome 20, rMalTer1.hap1, whole genome shotgun sequence:
- the HIF3A gene encoding hypoxia-inducible factor 3-alpha isoform X2 → MESSSLQCASRSTTELRKEKSRDAARCRRSKETEVFYQLAHTLPFARGVSAHLDKASIMRLTISYLRMHKLITSEEWRGQPEQVDACYLKALDGFVMVLTEEGDMAYLSENVSKHLGLTQLELIGHSIFDFIHPCDQEELQDVLSPRQGFSKKKEVKTERSFSLRMKSTLTSRGRTVNLKSATWKVLHCAGHMRSYTPAREGLEEAEGAYAEPPLRCLVLICEAIPHPANIETPLDSSTFLSQHSMDMKFTYCDERIAEVAGYTPDELLGCSIYEYIHALDSDAVSKSVHTLLSKGQAVTGQYRFLAKSGGYLWAQTQATVISNSKNSQPESVVCVHFVLSQVEETGVVLSLEQTERQGEGRRLPPEPDPARQANGSPEELEPDTGETILNFSFERRGPRLLAFLRPAHVSEVELQRDPRRFCSPDLQRLLGPIFDPPGARANGEGAPRTRSSPRPPEAGLPPQDSAKSAAPAELLFDMENVQKLFASTQEAVETALQDYEALDLEMLAPYISMDDDFQLSSTDQPPWLAEKRGDPAAARGTGPPPPPASPPPRPRSSSFHGVSAREPDLPCLPRWGSETSLSQSRSLQPPEEEPMELEGPGSPPTAPPGGNRRDHPASHLGARKRALELNLEEEGADFLEAAPLKRAHGSEPDGFLLPSLNLGFLLSVEEGLDAGVSRGGMVLGRKLLALEEPMALLGDMLPFMVDGPALSQLALYDGEDEALEQSGGHFQPGEELLGELDQAT, encoded by the exons ccggTCTACGACAGAGCTCCGCAAAGAGAAGTCGCGGGACGCGGCGCGATGCCGGCGGAGCAAGGAGACGGAAGTGTTCTACCAGCTGGCCCACACCCTGCCCTTCGCCCGGGGGGTCAGCGCCCACCTGGACAAGGCCTCCATCATGCGCCTCACCATCAGCTACCTCCGGATGCACAAACTCATCACCTCGG AGGAGTGGCGTGGGCAGCCGGAGCAGGTGGACGCCTGTTACCTGAAGGCGCTGGACGGTTTTGTCATGGTGCTGACGGAGGAGGGCGACATGGCGTACCTGTCGGAGAATGTCAGCAAGCACCTGGGGCTGACccag ctggagctgatTGGACACAGCATCTTCGATTTCATCCACCCCTGTGACCAGGAGGAGCTGCAGGATGTGCTGAGCCCCCGGCAGG GCTTCTCTAAGAAGAAGGAGGTGAAGACCGAGCGCAGCTTCTCCCTGCGCATGAAGAGCACActgaccagcagggggcgcacTGTCAACCTCAAGTCGGCCACCTGGAAG gtgctGCATTGTGCCGGCCACATGCGGTCCTACACGCCTGCGCGGGAGGGCCTGGAGGAGGCGGAGGGGGCGTATGCGGAGCCCCCCCTGCGCTGCCTGGTGCTGATCTGCGAGGCCATCCCCCACCCCGCCAACATCGAGACCCCCCTGGACAGCAGCACTTTCCTCAGCCAGCACAGCATGGACATGAAATTCACCTACTGTGATGAGAG GATTGCAGAGGTGGCGGGGTACACGCCCGACGAGCTGCTGGGCTGCTCCATCTACGAGTACATCCACGCCCTGGACTCCGACGCCGTCAGCAAGAGCGTCCACACCC TGCTGAGCAAAGGGCAGGCAGTGACGGGCCAGTACCGTTTCCTGGCCAAGAGCGGGGGCTACCTGTGGGCCCAGACCCAGGCCACCGTTATCTCCAACAGCAAGAACTCCCAGCCCGAGAGCGTCGTCTGCGTCCACTTCGTCCTCAG CCAGGTGGAGGAGACGGGTGTGGTTCTGTCGCTGGAGCAGACCGAACGCCAGGGTGAGGGGCGGCGCCTGCCCCCGGAGCCTGACCCTGCCCGCCAGGCCAACGGGAGCCCTGAGGAACTGGAGCCAGACACCGGGGAGACCATCCTCAACTTCAGCTTCG AGCGGCGcggcccccggctcctggccttCCTGCGCCCGGCCCACGTGAGCGAAGTGGAGCTGCAGCGCGACCCGCGCCGGTTCTGCAGCCCCGACCTGCAGCGGCTGTTGGGGCCCATCTTCGACCCGCCTGGAGCCCGCGCCAACGGGGAGGGGGCCCCGCGGACACggtcctccccccgcccccccgaggcTGGCCTGCCACCCCAGGACTCTGCCAAGAGCGCCGCCCCG gcCGAGCTGCTCTTTGACATGGAGAACGTGCAGAAGCTCTTCGCCTCCACCCAGGAGGCCGTGGAGACGGCGCTGCAG GATTACGAAGCGCTCGACCTGGAGATGCTGGCTCCGTACATCTCAATGGACGACGATTTTCAGCTCAGCAGCACCGACCAGCCCCCCTGGCTGGCCGAGAAGCGAGGGGATCCTGCTGCGGCCAGGGGAAcaggccccccgccgccgcctgcCTCGCCCCCACCGCGTCCTCGCTCCAGCAGCTTCCATGGGGTGTCTGCCCGCGAACCcgacctgccctgcctgccccgctGGGGCAGTGAGACCAGCCTGAGCCAGTCCCGgtccctccagcccccagaggAGGAGCCCATGGAGCTGGAAGGGCCTGGGTCACCACCGACAGCGCCCCCAGGAGGCAACCGCAGGGATCACCCAGCCTCACACCTGGGGGCTAGGAAGAG GGCCTTGGAGCTGaacctggaggaggaaggggccGACTTCCTGGAGGCGGCGCCCCTGAAGCGTGCCCATGGCTCCGAGCCCGACGGcttcctgctgccctccctcaACCTG ggttTCCTGCTGAgtgtggaggaggggctggacgCCGGGGTTTCCCGGGGCGGCATGGTGCTAGGGCGGAAGCTGCTGGCCCTGGAGGAACCAATGG CCCTACTGGGTGACATGCTGCCCTTCATGGTAGATGGTCCAGCACtctcccagctggccctataCGACGGTGAGGATGAGGCCTTGGAGCAGAGTGGCGGGCACTTCCAGCCGGGCGAGGAGCTCCTGGGGGAGCTGGACCAGGCCACCTGA
- the HIF3A gene encoding hypoxia-inducible factor 3-alpha isoform X1: MRAGLGLEWGAASPEVCLPAAPPFNEQSYPRAAVGPEVLGCAGSGLSASRSTTELRKEKSRDAARCRRSKETEVFYQLAHTLPFARGVSAHLDKASIMRLTISYLRMHKLITSEEWRGQPEQVDACYLKALDGFVMVLTEEGDMAYLSENVSKHLGLTQLELIGHSIFDFIHPCDQEELQDVLSPRQGFSKKKEVKTERSFSLRMKSTLTSRGRTVNLKSATWKVLHCAGHMRSYTPAREGLEEAEGAYAEPPLRCLVLICEAIPHPANIETPLDSSTFLSQHSMDMKFTYCDERIAEVAGYTPDELLGCSIYEYIHALDSDAVSKSVHTLLSKGQAVTGQYRFLAKSGGYLWAQTQATVISNSKNSQPESVVCVHFVLSQVEETGVVLSLEQTERQGEGRRLPPEPDPARQANGSPEELEPDTGETILNFSFERRGPRLLAFLRPAHVSEVELQRDPRRFCSPDLQRLLGPIFDPPGARANGEGAPRTRSSPRPPEAGLPPQDSAKSAAPAELLFDMENVQKLFASTQEAVETALQDYEALDLEMLAPYISMDDDFQLSSTDQPPWLAEKRGDPAAARGTGPPPPPASPPPRPRSSSFHGVSAREPDLPCLPRWGSETSLSQSRSLQPPEEEPMELEGPGSPPTAPPGGNRRDHPASHLGARKRALELNLEEEGADFLEAAPLKRAHGSEPDGFLLPSLNLGFLLSVEEGLDAGVSRGGMVLGRKLLALEEPMALLGDMLPFMVDGPALSQLALYDGEDEALEQSGGHFQPGEELLGELDQAT, encoded by the exons ccggTCTACGACAGAGCTCCGCAAAGAGAAGTCGCGGGACGCGGCGCGATGCCGGCGGAGCAAGGAGACGGAAGTGTTCTACCAGCTGGCCCACACCCTGCCCTTCGCCCGGGGGGTCAGCGCCCACCTGGACAAGGCCTCCATCATGCGCCTCACCATCAGCTACCTCCGGATGCACAAACTCATCACCTCGG AGGAGTGGCGTGGGCAGCCGGAGCAGGTGGACGCCTGTTACCTGAAGGCGCTGGACGGTTTTGTCATGGTGCTGACGGAGGAGGGCGACATGGCGTACCTGTCGGAGAATGTCAGCAAGCACCTGGGGCTGACccag ctggagctgatTGGACACAGCATCTTCGATTTCATCCACCCCTGTGACCAGGAGGAGCTGCAGGATGTGCTGAGCCCCCGGCAGG GCTTCTCTAAGAAGAAGGAGGTGAAGACCGAGCGCAGCTTCTCCCTGCGCATGAAGAGCACActgaccagcagggggcgcacTGTCAACCTCAAGTCGGCCACCTGGAAG gtgctGCATTGTGCCGGCCACATGCGGTCCTACACGCCTGCGCGGGAGGGCCTGGAGGAGGCGGAGGGGGCGTATGCGGAGCCCCCCCTGCGCTGCCTGGTGCTGATCTGCGAGGCCATCCCCCACCCCGCCAACATCGAGACCCCCCTGGACAGCAGCACTTTCCTCAGCCAGCACAGCATGGACATGAAATTCACCTACTGTGATGAGAG GATTGCAGAGGTGGCGGGGTACACGCCCGACGAGCTGCTGGGCTGCTCCATCTACGAGTACATCCACGCCCTGGACTCCGACGCCGTCAGCAAGAGCGTCCACACCC TGCTGAGCAAAGGGCAGGCAGTGACGGGCCAGTACCGTTTCCTGGCCAAGAGCGGGGGCTACCTGTGGGCCCAGACCCAGGCCACCGTTATCTCCAACAGCAAGAACTCCCAGCCCGAGAGCGTCGTCTGCGTCCACTTCGTCCTCAG CCAGGTGGAGGAGACGGGTGTGGTTCTGTCGCTGGAGCAGACCGAACGCCAGGGTGAGGGGCGGCGCCTGCCCCCGGAGCCTGACCCTGCCCGCCAGGCCAACGGGAGCCCTGAGGAACTGGAGCCAGACACCGGGGAGACCATCCTCAACTTCAGCTTCG AGCGGCGcggcccccggctcctggccttCCTGCGCCCGGCCCACGTGAGCGAAGTGGAGCTGCAGCGCGACCCGCGCCGGTTCTGCAGCCCCGACCTGCAGCGGCTGTTGGGGCCCATCTTCGACCCGCCTGGAGCCCGCGCCAACGGGGAGGGGGCCCCGCGGACACggtcctccccccgcccccccgaggcTGGCCTGCCACCCCAGGACTCTGCCAAGAGCGCCGCCCCG gcCGAGCTGCTCTTTGACATGGAGAACGTGCAGAAGCTCTTCGCCTCCACCCAGGAGGCCGTGGAGACGGCGCTGCAG GATTACGAAGCGCTCGACCTGGAGATGCTGGCTCCGTACATCTCAATGGACGACGATTTTCAGCTCAGCAGCACCGACCAGCCCCCCTGGCTGGCCGAGAAGCGAGGGGATCCTGCTGCGGCCAGGGGAAcaggccccccgccgccgcctgcCTCGCCCCCACCGCGTCCTCGCTCCAGCAGCTTCCATGGGGTGTCTGCCCGCGAACCcgacctgccctgcctgccccgctGGGGCAGTGAGACCAGCCTGAGCCAGTCCCGgtccctccagcccccagaggAGGAGCCCATGGAGCTGGAAGGGCCTGGGTCACCACCGACAGCGCCCCCAGGAGGCAACCGCAGGGATCACCCAGCCTCACACCTGGGGGCTAGGAAGAG GGCCTTGGAGCTGaacctggaggaggaaggggccGACTTCCTGGAGGCGGCGCCCCTGAAGCGTGCCCATGGCTCCGAGCCCGACGGcttcctgctgccctccctcaACCTG ggttTCCTGCTGAgtgtggaggaggggctggacgCCGGGGTTTCCCGGGGCGGCATGGTGCTAGGGCGGAAGCTGCTGGCCCTGGAGGAACCAATGG CCCTACTGGGTGACATGCTGCCCTTCATGGTAGATGGTCCAGCACtctcccagctggccctataCGACGGTGAGGATGAGGCCTTGGAGCAGAGTGGCGGGCACTTCCAGCCGGGCGAGGAGCTCCTGGGGGAGCTGGACCAGGCCACCTGA
- the HIF3A gene encoding hypoxia-inducible factor 3-alpha isoform X3, translating into MRLTISYLRMHKLITSEEWRGQPEQVDACYLKALDGFVMVLTEEGDMAYLSENVSKHLGLTQLELIGHSIFDFIHPCDQEELQDVLSPRQGFSKKKEVKTERSFSLRMKSTLTSRGRTVNLKSATWKVLHCAGHMRSYTPAREGLEEAEGAYAEPPLRCLVLICEAIPHPANIETPLDSSTFLSQHSMDMKFTYCDERIAEVAGYTPDELLGCSIYEYIHALDSDAVSKSVHTLLSKGQAVTGQYRFLAKSGGYLWAQTQATVISNSKNSQPESVVCVHFVLSQVEETGVVLSLEQTERQGEGRRLPPEPDPARQANGSPEELEPDTGETILNFSFERRGPRLLAFLRPAHVSEVELQRDPRRFCSPDLQRLLGPIFDPPGARANGEGAPRTRSSPRPPEAGLPPQDSAKSAAPAELLFDMENVQKLFASTQEAVETALQDYEALDLEMLAPYISMDDDFQLSSTDQPPWLAEKRGDPAAARGTGPPPPPASPPPRPRSSSFHGVSAREPDLPCLPRWGSETSLSQSRSLQPPEEEPMELEGPGSPPTAPPGGNRRDHPASHLGARKRALELNLEEEGADFLEAAPLKRAHGSEPDGFLLPSLNLGFLLSVEEGLDAGVSRGGMVLGRKLLALEEPMALLGDMLPFMVDGPALSQLALYDGEDEALEQSGGHFQPGEELLGELDQAT; encoded by the exons ATGCGCCTCACCATCAGCTACCTCCGGATGCACAAACTCATCACCTCGG AGGAGTGGCGTGGGCAGCCGGAGCAGGTGGACGCCTGTTACCTGAAGGCGCTGGACGGTTTTGTCATGGTGCTGACGGAGGAGGGCGACATGGCGTACCTGTCGGAGAATGTCAGCAAGCACCTGGGGCTGACccag ctggagctgatTGGACACAGCATCTTCGATTTCATCCACCCCTGTGACCAGGAGGAGCTGCAGGATGTGCTGAGCCCCCGGCAGG GCTTCTCTAAGAAGAAGGAGGTGAAGACCGAGCGCAGCTTCTCCCTGCGCATGAAGAGCACActgaccagcagggggcgcacTGTCAACCTCAAGTCGGCCACCTGGAAG gtgctGCATTGTGCCGGCCACATGCGGTCCTACACGCCTGCGCGGGAGGGCCTGGAGGAGGCGGAGGGGGCGTATGCGGAGCCCCCCCTGCGCTGCCTGGTGCTGATCTGCGAGGCCATCCCCCACCCCGCCAACATCGAGACCCCCCTGGACAGCAGCACTTTCCTCAGCCAGCACAGCATGGACATGAAATTCACCTACTGTGATGAGAG GATTGCAGAGGTGGCGGGGTACACGCCCGACGAGCTGCTGGGCTGCTCCATCTACGAGTACATCCACGCCCTGGACTCCGACGCCGTCAGCAAGAGCGTCCACACCC TGCTGAGCAAAGGGCAGGCAGTGACGGGCCAGTACCGTTTCCTGGCCAAGAGCGGGGGCTACCTGTGGGCCCAGACCCAGGCCACCGTTATCTCCAACAGCAAGAACTCCCAGCCCGAGAGCGTCGTCTGCGTCCACTTCGTCCTCAG CCAGGTGGAGGAGACGGGTGTGGTTCTGTCGCTGGAGCAGACCGAACGCCAGGGTGAGGGGCGGCGCCTGCCCCCGGAGCCTGACCCTGCCCGCCAGGCCAACGGGAGCCCTGAGGAACTGGAGCCAGACACCGGGGAGACCATCCTCAACTTCAGCTTCG AGCGGCGcggcccccggctcctggccttCCTGCGCCCGGCCCACGTGAGCGAAGTGGAGCTGCAGCGCGACCCGCGCCGGTTCTGCAGCCCCGACCTGCAGCGGCTGTTGGGGCCCATCTTCGACCCGCCTGGAGCCCGCGCCAACGGGGAGGGGGCCCCGCGGACACggtcctccccccgcccccccgaggcTGGCCTGCCACCCCAGGACTCTGCCAAGAGCGCCGCCCCG gcCGAGCTGCTCTTTGACATGGAGAACGTGCAGAAGCTCTTCGCCTCCACCCAGGAGGCCGTGGAGACGGCGCTGCAG GATTACGAAGCGCTCGACCTGGAGATGCTGGCTCCGTACATCTCAATGGACGACGATTTTCAGCTCAGCAGCACCGACCAGCCCCCCTGGCTGGCCGAGAAGCGAGGGGATCCTGCTGCGGCCAGGGGAAcaggccccccgccgccgcctgcCTCGCCCCCACCGCGTCCTCGCTCCAGCAGCTTCCATGGGGTGTCTGCCCGCGAACCcgacctgccctgcctgccccgctGGGGCAGTGAGACCAGCCTGAGCCAGTCCCGgtccctccagcccccagaggAGGAGCCCATGGAGCTGGAAGGGCCTGGGTCACCACCGACAGCGCCCCCAGGAGGCAACCGCAGGGATCACCCAGCCTCACACCTGGGGGCTAGGAAGAG GGCCTTGGAGCTGaacctggaggaggaaggggccGACTTCCTGGAGGCGGCGCCCCTGAAGCGTGCCCATGGCTCCGAGCCCGACGGcttcctgctgccctccctcaACCTG ggttTCCTGCTGAgtgtggaggaggggctggacgCCGGGGTTTCCCGGGGCGGCATGGTGCTAGGGCGGAAGCTGCTGGCCCTGGAGGAACCAATGG CCCTACTGGGTGACATGCTGCCCTTCATGGTAGATGGTCCAGCACtctcccagctggccctataCGACGGTGAGGATGAGGCCTTGGAGCAGAGTGGCGGGCACTTCCAGCCGGGCGAGGAGCTCCTGGGGGAGCTGGACCAGGCCACCTGA